A single window of Gossypium hirsutum isolate 1008001.06 chromosome A10, Gossypium_hirsutum_v2.1, whole genome shotgun sequence DNA harbors:
- the LOC107903794 gene encoding putative wall-associated receptor kinase-like 11 has translation MGFQLWFYFILLIFLFCPTLQAAESQQVICGDEVCGNLTIPSPFGIHSSCYTHPFFRVTCKQIHKEKKAFIRINRFDLEVLGSLFENTILIKNPVTYVNCDHKNEAASARVDLTGTPFFFSSDYNNFATVGCGNLVTIFRNEADAFGGCIQPICGDGASESGCSNTISGNFTSTIVNMTVMYPVGKDNGKRCSSAFIFSRLYFREAYPLPIGINIETTHVPTTLSWNSSYCGDAGCEPRPGPISLNGEKSCGNVTFQYPFEIIDQEYPNGWFRVICKKTSNGQTTPFLNINGVNMRILDFSFLYGNVVVNHSITCFNCRKNSNNGMSLNLTGIPFYYSDFDNVFWSSGCGNLATIFDRETSNLVGGCLQPSCTISKETSSATGCPFNIPRGLTFFSANMSGRVDSSNYSRKRSCGFASLIKIRLVF, from the exons ATGGGTTTCCAGTTATGGTTTTACTTCATACTCCTCATATTCCTCTTCTGCCCCACATTACAGGCAGCAGAATCTCAACAGGTTATTTGCGGAGATGAAGTATGCGGAAATCTTACAATTCCATCACCATTTGGAATCCATAGCAGCTGCTATACTCATCCTTTTTTTAGAGTAACTTGCAAACAGATCCACAAAGAGAAAAAGGCTTTCATAAGAATAAATAGGTTCGATCTGGAGGTACTCGGTTCCTTATTTGAAAACACCATTCTGATAAAAAATCCAGTAACTTACGTTAACTGTGATCATAAAAACGAGGCTGCTAGTGCCAGAGTCGATCTAACAGGCACTCCATTCTTCTTCTCAAGCGACTACAACAATTTCGCGACTGTAGGTTGCGGAAATTTGGTCACAATTTTCCGTAATGAAGCTGATGCCTTCGGCGGCTGCATTCAACCAATATGTGGCGATGGGGCTTCAGAATCTGGCTGCTCTAATACAATTTCTGGAAATTTCACTTCAACTATCGTAAACATGACAGTGATGTATCCTGTTGGTAAGGATAACGGAAAGAGATGCTCATCTGCTTTCATCTTTAGCAGGCTTTATTTCCGTGAAGCTTACCCTTTACCCATTGGCATCAATATTGAAACCACTCATGTTCCCACAACGCTCAGCTGGAATTCAAGCTATTGTGGTGATGCAG GATGCGAACCAAGACCAGGACCTATTAGCTTAAACGGTGAAAAGTCTTGTGGGAATGTTACGTTTCAATACccatttgaaataatcgatcaaGAGTATCCCAATGGCTGGTTTAGAGTAATCTGCAAAAAAACCTCTAATGGGCAGACCACGCCGTTCTTAAACATAAATGGCGTCAATATGCGAATACTCGACTTTTCATTTTTGTACGGAAACGTTGTGGTGAACCATTCCATAACTTGTTTCAATTGTCGCAAAAACAGTAACAATGGGATGAGTCTCAACCTAACGGGAATCCCCTTTTACTACTCAGATTTTGACAACGTATTCTGGTCTTCAGGTTGTGGTAATTTGGCCACTATTTTCGACAGGGAAACAAGTAATCTTGTAGGCGGGTGTTTGCAGCCAAGTTGTACAATTAGTAAAGAGACTTCCTCTGCTACTGGATGCCCTTTTAATATTCCGCGGGGTCTCACTTTTTTCTCTGCAAACATGAGTGGTAGAGTTGATTCTAGCAACTATAGCCGAAAAAGATCTTGCGGATTTGCTTCCCTGATAAAAATCAGACTTGTATTTTGA